In the Qipengyuania pelagi genome, one interval contains:
- a CDS encoding TonB-dependent receptor → MIFSHAKRTSVAGRLAGALALGSATGALAIALAVPAHAQESNASLRGSVTGATQITAVDVATGFRRTVDVSQDGRYNFPQLRPATYYLEITGTDGTVRRTDEFTLQIAQDAVLDFDDIAQEPTVADASAAPGSADNLIIVTGGRIVTLEGGEVGANISQREIETLPQNNRNFLAFADLAPGVVFENPDGQSRIQGGAQNSRTVNVYIDGVGQKDYVLKNGVTGQDSSEGNPFPQLAVGEYRVISSNYKAEFDQVSSVAITAGTKSGTNEFSGTAFVDYTDTGMRQETPLEKFGGREKAETKDLQFGGALGGPIVKDVAHFFVTYEGKRRRLPVTIEPGADFPVSFFPSDLQDVFGPTQREFNEDLFFGKISLQPTSRDLIEVSGKYRKETGVFLSSGSTAAEAAASQDVDEKRGLLRWEHSADNFINDFKFTYENAFWSPRPQNFIPGAIYTFSGRSPVTGNNLTRAQLLRVGGSANFQDKGQEGYSVQNDFTWTALEGHTIKAGVKSKWVKLTRIEQNFFNPQYSYNVNRTPGTFNTTIPYQVQFGAATGDGTASVISKNWQFGVYIQDDWDVNDRLTLNLGIRWDYEETPSYLDFVTPQDVVTAVSQANYPNIYKPGVEYDINDYISDGTQREAFKGAFQPRIGFSYQFLDRGRLVLFGGYGRSYDRNQFDYLAQELSINAYSTRTFNFLTGDPNNTCNPSATCVPFDPIYLTEAGRQQLLAGAGAGGGRGIRLINNDLKVPYSDQFSIGLRSDLTSLLNVEVGFRHIKSRDGFAYLLGNRRPDGTFFTPPPAVPGSPFGFTPPGFGSIIIGTNGLKTDEDAAHIKIAKRYTQASPWNLTATYTYTDATENRAFGEYFSFDFPTLEDYTVKTSSGLRKHRLVMAGSVDLPTNTVISGKFQIASPRYLNNFVRTIGGDPPLVIETIKTAGNGDRWGFRQLDLAITQNIDLGFLTDRSRIYVRADIINALNDRNYNSFLGTTGERNLRSFSTDGPPRTLKVSAGFEF, encoded by the coding sequence ATGATCTTTTCGCACGCCAAACGTACGTCCGTCGCAGGCAGGCTGGCCGGTGCGCTCGCGCTCGGAAGCGCTACCGGCGCCCTCGCCATCGCGCTAGCCGTTCCAGCTCACGCCCAGGAATCGAACGCATCGCTGCGCGGTTCGGTGACCGGGGCGACGCAGATCACCGCGGTCGATGTGGCGACCGGCTTCCGGCGCACGGTCGATGTGTCGCAGGACGGGCGCTACAACTTCCCGCAGCTGCGCCCCGCGACCTATTATCTCGAGATCACGGGCACAGACGGCACGGTGCGCCGTACCGACGAATTCACGCTCCAGATCGCGCAGGACGCGGTGCTCGACTTTGACGACATCGCGCAGGAACCGACCGTGGCGGACGCCTCCGCCGCGCCGGGCTCTGCGGACAATCTCATCATCGTCACCGGCGGACGGATCGTCACGCTGGAAGGCGGCGAAGTCGGCGCGAACATCTCGCAGCGCGAGATCGAAACGCTGCCCCAGAACAATCGCAACTTCCTCGCCTTCGCCGACCTCGCGCCGGGCGTGGTGTTCGAGAACCCGGACGGCCAGTCGCGCATCCAGGGCGGCGCGCAGAACAGCCGCACGGTCAACGTCTATATCGATGGCGTCGGCCAGAAGGATTACGTGCTCAAGAACGGCGTGACCGGCCAGGACAGTTCGGAAGGCAATCCCTTCCCGCAGCTGGCGGTGGGCGAATACCGCGTCATCAGCTCCAACTACAAGGCGGAGTTCGACCAGGTCAGCTCGGTCGCCATCACGGCAGGTACCAAATCCGGCACTAACGAATTCAGCGGCACCGCCTTCGTCGATTATACCGACACCGGCATGAGGCAGGAAACCCCGCTGGAGAAATTCGGCGGACGCGAAAAGGCGGAGACCAAGGATCTTCAGTTCGGCGGCGCACTCGGCGGGCCGATCGTTAAGGACGTGGCGCATTTCTTCGTCACCTATGAAGGCAAGCGCCGTCGCCTGCCGGTCACGATCGAGCCGGGTGCGGATTTCCCGGTCAGCTTCTTTCCGTCCGATCTGCAAGATGTGTTCGGCCCGACGCAGCGCGAATTCAACGAGGACCTGTTCTTCGGCAAGATCAGCCTCCAGCCGACCAGCCGTGACCTGATCGAGGTTTCGGGCAAGTATCGCAAGGAAACCGGCGTCTTCCTGAGCAGCGGAAGCACCGCTGCGGAAGCGGCTGCTTCGCAGGATGTCGATGAAAAGCGCGGCCTGCTCCGCTGGGAACACAGCGCGGATAATTTCATCAACGATTTCAAGTTCACCTATGAAAACGCCTTCTGGTCACCGCGTCCGCAGAATTTCATCCCCGGTGCGATCTACACTTTCAGCGGCAGGAGCCCGGTTACCGGCAACAACCTGACGCGCGCGCAGCTATTGCGTGTCGGGGGCAGCGCCAACTTCCAGGACAAGGGCCAGGAAGGCTACAGCGTCCAGAACGATTTCACCTGGACGGCCCTCGAAGGCCACACGATCAAGGCGGGCGTGAAGTCGAAATGGGTGAAGCTGACCCGGATCGAACAGAACTTCTTCAATCCGCAATATTCCTACAACGTCAATCGCACACCTGGCACCTTCAACACCACCATCCCCTATCAGGTGCAATTCGGCGCTGCGACCGGAGACGGTACGGCGTCCGTCATCTCCAAGAACTGGCAGTTCGGGGTCTATATCCAGGACGATTGGGACGTGAACGATCGCCTGACCCTCAATCTCGGCATCCGCTGGGATTACGAGGAAACGCCCTCCTATCTCGATTTCGTGACGCCGCAGGATGTCGTCACCGCAGTCTCGCAGGCGAACTATCCGAATATCTACAAGCCGGGCGTCGAATACGACATCAACGACTATATCTCGGACGGGACGCAGCGCGAAGCGTTCAAGGGCGCGTTCCAGCCGCGTATCGGCTTCAGTTACCAGTTCCTCGATCGCGGGCGGCTGGTGCTGTTCGGCGGCTATGGCCGCTCCTATGACCGCAACCAGTTCGATTATCTGGCGCAGGAACTGAGCATCAATGCCTACAGCACGCGAACCTTCAACTTCCTGACCGGTGATCCGAACAACACCTGCAACCCCAGCGCGACCTGCGTTCCGTTCGATCCGATCTACCTCACCGAAGCGGGCCGCCAGCAGCTGCTCGCCGGCGCTGGGGCCGGTGGCGGGCGCGGCATCCGGTTGATCAACAACGATCTCAAAGTGCCCTATTCCGACCAGTTCAGTATCGGTCTGCGCAGCGATCTGACCAGCCTGCTCAATGTCGAGGTCGGATTCCGGCACATCAAGAGCCGTGACGGCTTCGCCTATCTGCTCGGCAACCGCCGCCCCGACGGCACCTTCTTCACGCCCCCGCCCGCCGTGCCGGGATCGCCCTTCGGCTTCACGCCTCCAGGTTTCGGATCGATCATCATCGGGACGAACGGGTTGAAGACCGATGAGGATGCGGCGCATATCAAGATCGCCAAACGCTATACCCAGGCCTCGCCCTGGAACCTGACGGCGACCTACACCTATACAGATGCGACGGAGAACCGGGCTTTTGGCGAGTATTTCTCGTTCGATTTCCCGACTCTGGAAGATTACACGGTCAAGACCTCCAGCGGGCTGCGCAAGCATCGCCTCGTGATGGCCGGATCGGTCGATCTGCCGACGAACACGGTCATTTCCGGCAAGTTCCAGATCGCCTCTCCGCGCTATCTCAACAACTTCGTGCGCACGATCGGCGGCGATCCGCCCCTGGTCATCGAGACGATCAAGACTGCGGGCAACGGTGATCGCTGGGGCTTCCGCCAGCTCGACCTCGCGATCACGCAGAATATCGATCTCGGTTTCCTGACCGACCGCAGCCGCATCTATGTCCGCGCGGACATCATCAACGCGCTGAACGATCGCAATTACAACAGCTTCCTCGGCACGACGGGTGAGCGCAATTTGCGGTCCTTCAGCACGGACGGGCCGCCGCGGACGCTCAAGGTTTCCGCCGGGTTCGAATTCTGA
- a CDS encoding glucoamylase family protein, with the protein MIAIFFARASLALPSTALAALALAGCASIPATGPEAPSQVRPDAPSASAQAAFSEDLTRRTFTYFWETTDTERCLAPDRWPSNPFSSIASTGFALTAYGIGAERGYVSREDAAARTRDCLEFYWNAPQGSAVDGVSGHKGFFYHFLKNEDGTRFGKTELSTVDTSLLLGGVLFAQSYFDRDNPTEAEIRDLAEKIYARVDWTFAQRENSTIPSANGGSGKAIAMGWYPERGDDGDFGTHDWVGYNEAMLVYILAAGSPTHAITKEAWDTGWAADLEKDWGSYYGYEHLQFEPLFGHQYSHVWVDFRDIQDDYIATKGIDYFENSRRATLSQRAYGMDNPNDWVGYSGDLWGWTASDGPTGAANGRVVNGKPRRFQDYSARGVSAVRVVDDGTIVPTAPGGSVAFAPEVAIPALMAMRERYGDRLYTRYGFKDAFNPSYTFTDVGSRSGTVDAETGWVARDHLGIDQGPILAMMENHRSGLVWRTMRKNPHIRRGLERLGFTGGWLETPAE; encoded by the coding sequence GTGATCGCCATTTTCTTCGCACGCGCTTCGCTCGCCCTTCCGTCCACTGCTCTGGCCGCGCTGGCCCTGGCCGGATGCGCGAGCATTCCGGCTACTGGCCCGGAGGCGCCGTCGCAGGTCAGGCCGGACGCCCCTTCCGCCTCGGCGCAAGCCGCCTTCTCGGAAGATCTCACGCGTCGCACCTTCACCTATTTCTGGGAGACCACCGATACGGAGCGCTGCCTTGCTCCTGACCGCTGGCCATCCAACCCCTTCTCCTCGATCGCCTCGACCGGCTTCGCGCTGACGGCGTATGGGATCGGGGCCGAGCGCGGCTATGTCAGCCGCGAGGATGCCGCCGCGCGCACGCGCGATTGCCTCGAATTCTACTGGAACGCGCCCCAGGGATCGGCGGTCGACGGAGTGTCGGGCCACAAGGGCTTCTTCTACCATTTCCTGAAGAACGAGGACGGGACGCGCTTCGGCAAGACCGAGCTTTCCACGGTGGATACATCCTTGTTGCTCGGCGGCGTTCTGTTCGCGCAGAGCTATTTCGATCGCGACAATCCGACCGAGGCCGAAATCCGCGATCTTGCCGAAAAGATCTATGCCCGCGTCGACTGGACCTTCGCCCAGCGCGAGAACAGCACGATCCCTTCGGCCAATGGCGGGAGCGGCAAGGCCATCGCCATGGGCTGGTATCCCGAGCGCGGAGATGACGGCGATTTCGGCACGCATGACTGGGTCGGCTACAATGAAGCGATGCTGGTCTACATCCTCGCCGCCGGATCGCCGACCCATGCGATCACCAAGGAAGCCTGGGATACCGGGTGGGCCGCGGACCTCGAAAAGGACTGGGGCAGCTATTACGGCTACGAACACCTCCAGTTCGAGCCCCTGTTCGGGCACCAATACAGCCATGTCTGGGTGGATTTCCGCGATATCCAAGATGACTACATCGCGACGAAGGGCATCGACTATTTCGAAAACAGCCGCCGCGCGACGCTCAGCCAGCGCGCTTACGGGATGGACAATCCGAACGACTGGGTGGGCTATTCCGGCGATCTGTGGGGCTGGACCGCGTCTGACGGACCGACCGGCGCCGCCAATGGCCGCGTGGTCAACGGTAAGCCGCGCCGGTTCCAGGATTACAGCGCGCGCGGCGTCAGCGCGGTACGGGTCGTCGATGACGGCACGATCGTCCCGACCGCGCCGGGCGGCTCGGTCGCCTTCGCCCCGGAAGTCGCGATACCCGCGCTGATGGCGATGCGCGAGCGCTATGGCGACAGGCTCTACACACGTTACGGTTTCAAGGACGCCTTCAACCCCAGCTACACCTTCACCGACGTCGGCAGCCGGAGCGGAACCGTGGACGCCGAAACCGGCTGGGTCGCGCGCGACCATCTCGGCATCGATCAGGGCCCGATCCTGGCGATGATGGAAAACCACCGCAGCGGCCTCGTCTGGCGCACCATGCGCAAGAACCCGCATATCCGGCGTGGCCTGGAACGGCTCGGCTTCACCGGCGGATGGCTGGAAACGCCCGCCGAATAG
- a CDS encoding endonuclease/exonuclease/phosphatase family protein, which translates to MRIPKFPLILAGLALAAGLSACAHTAPFAGRAGETLRAMTFNIRLDTASDGANAWPYRKDIVSQTIAYHEPDVIGFQEVLLNQKQDLEAALPSYRFAGVARDDGRTKGEFSPLAWKTARFEAVESGTFWLSPTPDTPSKGWDASLPRIASWALLQDRRTGQRIRVLNTHFDHVGEEARRESAAQIAAWAKRYRDAGEAVLVMGDFNAAPSSAPIQILADPGRSGLANTRTISRSPPYGPTGTFTAFDITRNADEPIDHIFVSEGLGVIRHATFTQHWGGRLPSDHYPVLADIELESR; encoded by the coding sequence GTGAGAATTCCGAAATTTCCGCTGATCCTGGCCGGATTGGCCCTTGCCGCGGGTCTGTCGGCCTGCGCCCACACGGCCCCTTTCGCCGGTCGCGCGGGCGAAACGCTCCGGGCGATGACCTTCAACATCCGCCTCGACACGGCGTCGGACGGAGCGAATGCGTGGCCTTATCGCAAGGACATCGTGAGCCAGACGATCGCCTATCACGAGCCGGACGTGATCGGTTTTCAGGAAGTCCTGCTGAACCAGAAACAGGATCTGGAGGCGGCTCTGCCGAGCTACCGCTTCGCCGGTGTGGCGCGGGACGATGGCAGGACGAAGGGTGAATTCTCCCCGCTCGCATGGAAGACCGCGCGGTTCGAGGCCGTGGAGAGCGGCACGTTCTGGCTCTCGCCGACGCCCGATACGCCGAGCAAGGGCTGGGACGCGTCCCTGCCGCGCATCGCCAGCTGGGCGCTGTTGCAGGATCGAAGGACAGGGCAGCGCATTCGCGTCCTCAACACCCATTTCGATCATGTCGGCGAAGAGGCGCGACGCGAAAGCGCGGCGCAGATCGCGGCCTGGGCGAAGCGCTATCGCGACGCGGGCGAGGCGGTTCTGGTGATGGGCGATTTCAACGCCGCTCCATCGAGCGCGCCGATCCAAATCCTCGCCGATCCGGGACGCAGCGGCCTTGCCAACACGCGCACGATCTCGCGTTCACCGCCCTACGGCCCGACCGGCACTTTCACCGCCTTCGACATAACGCGCAATGCGGACGAGCCGATCGATCACATCTTCGTGTCGGAAGGCCTCGGCGTGATCCGCCACGCGACGTTCACCCAGCATTGGGGCGGCCGCCTGCCTTCGGATCACTACCCCGTTCTGGCGGATATCGAACTCGAATCGCGCTGA
- a CDS encoding phospholipase, protein MSFAFNDFVPTRLARSLAALFVLSGCTGLGPLEAAPPPQAGQHAQPALTAGGYEYQLFVPPGVPEASQTDGATYPLMLFLHGSGERGSDVARVKVHGPPKLADRDPNFPFILISPLLPAEEDWDIAKLDAILDHAMATLPVDPERVYLTGLSRGGHATWRWAAVEPARFAAIAAVAGRGDPATACALKDLPAWAFHGDRDDVVVPEGSFAMARAIRACGGRESRLTIYPDLGHNAWDPAYADPALYLWLLSHRKEPGS, encoded by the coding sequence ATGTCCTTCGCCTTCAATGATTTCGTTCCCACTCGCCTAGCACGTTCGCTGGCCGCTCTGTTCGTTCTGTCGGGATGCACGGGCCTTGGCCCGCTCGAAGCCGCGCCGCCGCCCCAGGCCGGGCAGCACGCGCAACCGGCTCTGACTGCCGGGGGCTACGAATATCAGCTCTTCGTCCCGCCCGGTGTGCCTGAAGCGAGCCAGACGGACGGGGCGACTTATCCGCTGATGCTGTTCCTCCACGGTTCGGGCGAGCGGGGCAGCGATGTCGCGCGGGTCAAGGTGCACGGCCCGCCCAAGCTGGCGGATCGCGACCCGAATTTTCCCTTCATCCTGATTTCGCCTCTGCTGCCCGCGGAAGAGGATTGGGACATCGCGAAGCTGGACGCGATCCTGGACCATGCCATGGCGACTCTGCCGGTCGACCCGGAGCGCGTCTATTTGACGGGCCTTAGCCGTGGGGGCCATGCGACCTGGCGCTGGGCAGCTGTCGAGCCCGCGCGCTTCGCTGCCATCGCCGCAGTGGCGGGGCGGGGCGATCCCGCAACCGCCTGCGCGCTGAAAGACCTGCCCGCCTGGGCCTTTCACGGCGATCGTGACGATGTCGTGGTGCCCGAAGGCAGCTTCGCGATGGCGCGCGCGATAAGGGCATGCGGCGGGCGCGAGAGCCGCCTCACCATCTATCCCGACCTTGGCCACAATGCATGGGACCCGGCCTATGCCGATCCGGCGCTGTATCTCTGGCTGTTGAGCCACCGCAAGGAGCCGGGATCGTGA
- a CDS encoding LacI family DNA-binding transcriptional regulator: protein MAKAAGVSVATASRALNGLSSVTAKTRAKIEATARELNYVPHSGARSLTRRQTDTIGVILPDLFGEFFSEIVRGIDLAVQGAGKNLLLGNMHGSAEQTGQAIRAMRGRVDGLLVMPPHSSAETLDQALTHGIPAVLLNARSSDGATPFVAVDDYAGARLVTEHLIERGARHIVHIAGPASNRDARERERGFREALKEGLGITDPLVLPGDFREDAGRDAARYLLENGTRFDAVFGGNDIMAVDCMAELREASLTIGSEVLVAGFDDIPLARYVTPQLTTVHSDITRLGAAAAELLFRMLAGETPDAQDWLVIAPTLAVRGSTAGGFKPGT from the coding sequence GTGGCCAAGGCCGCAGGGGTCTCGGTGGCGACAGCGTCGCGCGCGCTCAACGGCCTCAGCAGCGTGACGGCGAAAACCCGCGCCAAGATCGAAGCGACCGCCAGGGAACTCAATTACGTCCCCCATAGCGGCGCGCGCAGCCTGACGCGGCGGCAAACCGACACTATCGGCGTGATCCTTCCCGACCTGTTCGGCGAATTCTTTTCCGAGATCGTGCGCGGGATCGATCTGGCGGTGCAGGGCGCGGGCAAGAACCTGCTGCTCGGCAATATGCATGGCAGTGCGGAGCAGACCGGGCAGGCGATCCGGGCAATGCGCGGTCGGGTGGACGGATTGCTGGTCATGCCGCCCCATTCCAGCGCGGAGACGCTGGACCAGGCGCTGACGCACGGGATACCCGCCGTCCTTTTGAACGCGCGCAGTTCGGACGGGGCGACGCCCTTCGTCGCGGTCGACGATTACGCGGGCGCGCGATTGGTGACCGAGCATCTGATCGAACGCGGCGCGCGCCACATCGTCCACATCGCGGGGCCTGCCAGCAATCGCGACGCGAGGGAGCGCGAGCGCGGCTTTCGCGAGGCGCTGAAGGAAGGGCTTGGCATCACCGATCCGCTGGTCCTGCCGGGCGATTTCCGCGAAGATGCCGGGCGCGATGCCGCGCGCTATCTGCTGGAGAACGGAACGCGCTTCGATGCGGTATTCGGCGGCAACGACATCATGGCGGTCGATTGCATGGCCGAACTGCGCGAGGCGTCGCTGACGATCGGCAGCGAGGTGCTGGTCGCCGGGTTCGACGACATTCCGCTGGCCCGATACGTGACCCCGCAGCTGACCACGGTGCATTCCGACATCACGCGCCTCGGCGCGGCGGCGGCGGAACTGCTGTTCCGAATGCTGGCCGGGGAAACGCCGGACGCGCAGGATTGGCTCGTCATCGCGCCGACCCTGGCGGTGCGCGGGTCGACGGCAGGCGGGTTCAAACCCGGCACGTGA